In the genome of Paenibacillus pabuli, one region contains:
- a CDS encoding anti sigma factor C-terminal domain-containing protein — MSNNLEHDEQRVLQEDDFDHPRPEWSQKQFKRMVQKTRWKFFLNAVGTLFLVFMVYHIYVSSLHIYFDQSKVRNNFMRSIVSVVEMHGDGLRVEKTYNSPFEVTPFLTQKANLKIYRHVGSWEVITGEIQAELSISGKFTYTITNTGAYMNGNNPGPFYLPYSLVDGIPTKDQDASDESSSLKRLRKIDDGHVAEMSLSLKNLSHPDQLMQLLTDYDVAVTAMPIYSGELKDQDISYSRAGMFNYNISHLSLKPLSEFKEDGANWYNYFVPENSGQMQEQVQAMMSDLKWMSDHLEYSGAKVDKRRYAYLKKNGVQVYGAVVTGPIRELEKLTKIPEFQHFYLNRVEIWNWN, encoded by the coding sequence ATGTCTAACAATCTAGAGCATGATGAACAACGAGTACTTCAGGAAGATGATTTCGATCATCCGCGTCCTGAGTGGAGTCAAAAACAGTTTAAAAGAATGGTACAGAAAACAAGATGGAAATTTTTTCTCAATGCAGTTGGAACTCTTTTTTTAGTATTTATGGTTTATCATATCTATGTTTCTTCACTCCATATTTATTTCGATCAGTCAAAGGTGCGTAATAATTTCATGCGCTCTATTGTTTCTGTTGTTGAAATGCATGGTGACGGACTTCGTGTAGAAAAAACGTATAATTCACCCTTTGAAGTAACTCCGTTTCTAACTCAGAAAGCAAACCTTAAAATATATCGACACGTAGGCTCATGGGAGGTAATCACAGGAGAGATCCAGGCTGAACTTAGTATATCTGGTAAATTCACTTACACGATCACAAACACAGGAGCTTACATGAATGGTAATAACCCTGGCCCGTTCTATCTCCCTTACTCCCTAGTAGACGGTATACCTACTAAAGATCAAGATGCCTCTGATGAAAGCAGTAGCTTGAAACGGCTTCGTAAAATTGATGACGGACATGTCGCAGAGATGTCATTATCCTTGAAAAACCTGTCGCATCCCGATCAACTAATGCAGCTTCTTACAGATTACGATGTTGCAGTAACCGCCATGCCGATCTATTCAGGCGAATTAAAAGATCAAGATATTTCTTACTCTCGCGCAGGTATGTTCAACTATAATATTTCTCATTTGAGTCTTAAACCTCTTTCTGAATTTAAAGAAGATGGGGCAAATTGGTATAACTATTTCGTTCCAGAAAATTCAGGCCAGATGCAGGAACAGGTTCAAGCGATGATGTCTGATCTAAAATGGATGTCAGACCATCTTGAGTACAGCGGTGCTAAAGTGGATAAACGACGTTATGCCTATTTAAAAAAGAATGGCGTTCAAGTATATGGTGCGGTGGTAACTGGTCCCATACGAGAGTTAGAGAAACTTACAAAGATTCCGGAATTCCAACATTTCTATTTGAATCGTGTAGAGATATGGAATTGGAATTAA
- a CDS encoding response regulator transcription factor, producing the protein MKHLLLADDDANIRALLRHVMTKEGYRVHEAQDGVEAVKVMQATPIDLAILDVMMPGMDGLELCDFIRQHYDIPIMLLTARDQLSDKRDGYLRGTDEYVTKPFEPEELVYRVKALFRRYHRTSSDIIRMNRIVIDRNNVEVSDGQSILFLPMKEFELLSQLAQFPGRLFSRDELIRLVWGADYEGDDRTVDVHIKRLRDRFADYADDFVIQTVRGIGYKIEVKAH; encoded by the coding sequence ATGAAGCATCTGCTTCTGGCGGACGACGACGCCAATATTAGAGCACTCCTCCGGCATGTCATGACCAAGGAAGGGTACCGGGTGCATGAAGCACAAGATGGAGTGGAAGCGGTCAAGGTGATGCAAGCAACACCAATCGATCTGGCGATTCTGGATGTGATGATGCCAGGCATGGACGGACTGGAGTTATGTGATTTCATTCGCCAACATTATGACATTCCGATCATGCTGCTGACTGCACGAGATCAGCTATCCGACAAGCGGGATGGGTACTTGAGAGGCACAGATGAATATGTGACGAAGCCGTTTGAGCCCGAGGAACTGGTATACCGGGTCAAGGCATTGTTTCGCCGATACCATCGCACGTCCAGTGATATCATTCGCATGAATCGCATCGTGATTGACCGAAACAATGTGGAGGTCTCCGATGGGCAATCGATTCTCTTTTTGCCAATGAAGGAGTTCGAGCTGCTCTCGCAGCTGGCGCAGTTCCCGGGCCGTTTGTTCTCGCGTGATGAACTGATTCGACTTGTATGGGGAGCCGACTATGAAGGAGATGATCGCACGGTAGATGTACATATCAAGCGGCTGCGTGATCGTTTTGCCGATTATGCGGATGATTTTGTCATTCAGACGGTACGTGGCATTGGTTATAAGATTGAGGTGAAAGCGCATTGA
- a CDS encoding GNAT family N-acetyltransferase, with translation MGQLNTKLITRLALPEEASTVLNLWQESARWLNSKEIYQWRPEYFNLEQVNEFMTDGSDVYLAEMNHEIVGTYTLTWSDPLIWKELDNTNSGYIHRFAVNRDFKGQDIGLFLLKSAEENIRLKGKTLIRLDCMADNWRLNQYYKDYGFQYIRRVELGSWSASLYEKQ, from the coding sequence ATGGGGCAACTGAATACTAAACTTATAACTAGACTCGCATTACCGGAGGAAGCATCAACTGTATTGAACCTATGGCAAGAGTCTGCCCGGTGGCTAAACTCCAAAGAGATATATCAATGGCGTCCCGAGTATTTTAATTTGGAACAAGTGAATGAATTCATGACGGATGGATCTGACGTATATCTTGCTGAAATGAATCATGAAATCGTAGGGACGTATACCTTAACGTGGTCAGACCCCCTGATTTGGAAAGAACTCGACAACACCAATTCCGGGTACATACACCGATTCGCAGTGAATAGAGATTTTAAAGGGCAAGATATAGGATTATTCCTTTTAAAATCAGCAGAAGAGAACATCAGGCTTAAAGGAAAGACCTTGATCAGGCTGGATTGCATGGCAGATAATTGGAGACTCAATCAATACTACAAGGATTATGGATTCCAATATATTCGAAGAGTGGAACTGGGGAGCTGGAGTGCCAGTCTATATGAAAAACAATGA
- a CDS encoding alpha/beta fold hydrolase yields MRKKSIKIFRRVMFSILLVVILALIFPTWTPGIKGENSISTLEQVEINGAGHEVMIRGTNRNNPILLFVHGGPGCSEIPYVRKYQQELEQHFTVVHYDQRGSGKSYHLLKDYSDVTSDVLVDDLLTLTDYVTAELGQEKVLLVGHSFGTYIGTKAAAKAPDKFMAYIGIGQMANTPQSELDSLEYTIEQAEQAGNTEDVETLELLRDSIQRGETYTPRDLVRKYGGAARLIDDNRDYMLGFLLGTEYNALDVIRYSMGVRATQEILMKEESASHLPDIVDQLELPTYFVMGKYDYMTSVNAAREYFNELEAPEKDFVVFEESAHYPQFEEKERFAAWLIGVADRLK; encoded by the coding sequence ATGCGAAAGAAGTCGATTAAAATATTTAGACGCGTCATGTTTAGTATTCTTTTAGTTGTAATACTCGCTCTGATCTTTCCCACATGGACCCCTGGGATTAAGGGAGAAAATAGTATCAGCACATTAGAACAGGTTGAGATTAATGGTGCAGGGCATGAGGTTATGATTCGCGGGACGAATCGGAACAATCCTATCCTTCTTTTTGTGCATGGTGGTCCAGGGTGTTCAGAGATCCCTTATGTAAGGAAGTATCAGCAGGAGCTTGAGCAACATTTTACCGTTGTGCATTATGATCAGCGCGGAAGTGGAAAGTCATATCATTTGTTGAAGGATTATTCAGATGTGACTTCGGATGTGCTTGTAGATGATTTGCTCACTTTAACGGATTACGTGACTGCGGAACTGGGACAAGAGAAGGTTCTGTTGGTCGGTCACTCATTTGGTACATACATAGGAACAAAAGCGGCAGCCAAAGCACCGGACAAATTCATGGCTTATATAGGTATTGGACAAATGGCGAATACGCCTCAGAGTGAGCTGGATAGTTTGGAATATACGATTGAGCAAGCAGAACAAGCAGGCAATACAGAAGACGTGGAAACTCTGGAGCTTCTTCGCGATTCAATCCAGCGAGGAGAAACGTACACACCAAGAGATCTGGTTCGCAAGTATGGCGGTGCGGCCAGGCTTATTGATGACAACAGAGATTACATGCTTGGCTTTCTACTGGGAACTGAATATAATGCGCTGGATGTAATTCGGTATTCCATGGGTGTGCGGGCTACACAGGAAATTCTCATGAAGGAAGAATCCGCGAGCCATTTGCCAGACATTGTAGATCAACTGGAGCTCCCGACTTATTTTGTTATGGGGAAATATGATTATATGACATCCGTGAATGCTGCACGAGAGTATTTCAATGAGCTTGAAGCACCCGAAAAAGATTTTGTTGTATTTGAAGAATCGGCCCATTACCCACAGTTCGAGGAGAAGGAACGATTTGCAGCGTGGTTGATCGGGGTTGCAGACCGTTTGAAATAA
- a CDS encoding sensor histidine kinase, whose translation MITIAVILVSAMLGFLLSNIYYHAKLKSFNDEKLVGIATQMKQFVEQEPATVEQYLNNAAALGYEIYVTDGKGNDQFYGGEFRQKDLDKQAVERVLSGEVYHGVAEFPSKPFITGFFDNQLSNTVGVHLQMGNASYALFMRPDVILQFGELRIFFALIGAFTVGISILLFIISTRYLVNPIERLSEATKRIAQGNYNLKLRTTRRDEIGQLARHFMTMSRELERVDQARQQFVSNVSHEIQSPLTSIQGFAQLVGDQDLPEQEREHYASIIEEESRHLSLLSKQLLLLSSLEQGHEDLTKVKFSLRDQFRQAVQVLQWQLEEKELLLRISVPESIQLYGNEVLLMQVWMNLLGNAVNHLPQGRSIEIRAEETNAQCVIHIRDTGDGIAAEHLPFLFDRFYRVDRARERSSGRTGLGLAIVQKIIRIHDGTIEVSSSSEGTVFTVTLPQM comes from the coding sequence ATGATTACGATCGCGGTGATTCTGGTCAGCGCCATGCTGGGTTTTCTTTTATCGAATATTTATTATCATGCGAAGTTGAAATCTTTCAATGACGAGAAGTTGGTGGGCATCGCGACACAAATGAAGCAGTTTGTGGAGCAGGAACCCGCTACGGTGGAGCAATACCTGAACAATGCCGCAGCGCTTGGTTACGAAATTTATGTGACGGATGGAAAAGGAAATGACCAATTCTATGGCGGTGAATTCCGCCAGAAGGATCTGGACAAGCAGGCTGTTGAACGGGTACTGAGTGGTGAGGTTTACCACGGCGTTGCCGAGTTTCCCAGCAAACCGTTCATTACCGGGTTCTTCGATAATCAATTGAGCAATACCGTTGGTGTTCATCTACAGATGGGCAATGCAAGTTATGCGTTGTTTATGCGCCCGGATGTCATTTTGCAATTCGGTGAACTGCGTATCTTTTTTGCGCTGATTGGAGCTTTTACGGTGGGCATTAGCATTCTGCTCTTTATAATCAGTACCCGCTATCTGGTGAATCCGATTGAACGTCTGTCCGAGGCGACCAAGCGTATTGCGCAAGGGAACTATAATCTGAAATTACGTACTACGCGGCGCGATGAGATTGGACAGCTGGCCCGGCATTTCATGACCATGAGTCGTGAGTTGGAACGGGTAGATCAGGCGCGTCAGCAGTTTGTATCCAACGTATCCCATGAGATTCAATCCCCGCTGACTTCGATTCAGGGTTTTGCCCAACTGGTGGGAGATCAGGATCTGCCTGAACAGGAACGGGAGCACTATGCCTCCATTATTGAAGAAGAGAGTCGTCATCTGTCTTTGCTGAGTAAACAGTTGCTGCTCCTGTCCTCCCTGGAACAAGGTCATGAGGATTTGACCAAAGTGAAATTCTCTCTGCGGGATCAGTTCCGCCAAGCGGTTCAGGTGCTGCAATGGCAGCTGGAAGAAAAGGAGCTGCTGCTCCGAATTTCGGTACCCGAATCCATCCAGCTCTATGGCAATGAAGTGCTGCTCATGCAAGTGTGGATGAATCTGCTGGGGAATGCCGTCAATCATCTTCCCCAGGGAAGAAGCATCGAAATACGTGCCGAGGAGACCAATGCCCAGTGCGTAATTCATATTCGGGATACAGGAGACGGGATTGCCGCAGAGCATTTGCCTTTCCTGTTCGATCGTTTCTACCGGGTTGACCGTGCAAGAGAGCGCTCTTCTGGCCGAACCGGACTTGGACTTGCCATTGTGCAGAAAATTATTCGCATCCATGACGGCACGATCGAGGTCTCCAGTTCGTCAGAGGGAACGGTCTTTACCGTGACGCTCCCGCAGATGTAA
- a CDS encoding imm11 family protein — protein sequence MKAWLLDYYPPNNTIEFSDSEELDQVYEALGSDKPIIQEWSAPNVEFNDVGKPADILNRYTGALIISRKVKELLEQNHIEHIEFLPLSTATEEEYYILHVLRVIDCIDPENSKVRTYYDDVPQFDEYSLVL from the coding sequence ATGAAAGCATGGTTGTTAGATTACTATCCACCGAATAATACGATTGAATTTAGCGATTCGGAGGAATTGGATCAAGTTTATGAGGCTTTAGGTAGTGATAAGCCGATTATTCAGGAATGGTCTGCACCTAACGTAGAATTTAATGATGTGGGCAAACCAGCCGATATTTTAAACAGATACACGGGAGCGCTTATCATCAGTAGGAAAGTGAAAGAACTATTGGAACAGAACCACATCGAACATATCGAGTTTTTGCCACTCTCAACGGCTACTGAAGAGGAATACTATATTTTACACGTGCTGCGTGTTATCGATTGTATAGACCCGGAAAACTCTAAAGTAAGGACTTATTATGACGACGTTCCTCAGTTTGATGAGTATTCACTCGTTTTATAA
- a CDS encoding DUF4085 family protein → MLEHDGQVLTRVDKAFSGEEVTEEDQMVYHMPPEERAHIEKLIAEYDARPPFDEKKCKEEYKEAMEWNFEHKAERLPKEISEQIADIRVFTLGYCTREVMLQLKKQSAENRREMERVSDEYREAILAQDIPAEIRNRVQFHDCTVTELLMGEEVLIRFDTRGGFTNINKLTLVKPEVIKQESEIVGSYWLYQELYRIDNGYELHVLFDGENMPELIVRCEDILAEEE, encoded by the coding sequence ATGTTAGAGCATGATGGTCAGGTGCTCACTCGTGTAGACAAAGCTTTCAGTGGGGAAGAGGTGACCGAAGAGGATCAGATGGTTTACCATATGCCGCCGGAAGAACGAGCACACATCGAGAAGCTTATAGCAGAGTATGATGCCCGTCCACCTTTTGACGAGAAGAAATGCAAAGAAGAGTATAAAGAAGCGATGGAGTGGAATTTTGAGCATAAGGCGGAGCGTTTGCCAAAGGAAATCAGTGAGCAAATTGCAGATATTCGTGTGTTTACGTTGGGCTACTGCACGAGAGAAGTAATGCTACAGCTGAAGAAACAGAGTGCAGAAAATAGGAGAGAGATGGAACGCGTATCGGATGAATACAGGGAAGCCATTTTAGCTCAGGATATTCCCGCTGAAATTCGTAACCGGGTTCAATTTCATGATTGTACGGTAACGGAACTGCTGATGGGAGAGGAAGTGCTCATTCGTTTTGACACCCGTGGAGGTTTCACCAATATAAATAAACTTACGCTGGTTAAACCCGAAGTCATCAAGCAAGAGAGTGAGATTGTAGGCAGCTACTGGCTGTATCAAGAGCTGTATCGGATCGATAACGGATATGAGCTTCATGTTCTATTTGATGGAGAAAATATGCCTGAATTGATTGTTCGCTGTGAAGATATTCTTGCAGAGGAAGAGTGA
- a CDS encoding ABC transporter ATP-binding protein, whose protein sequence is MRNRLILQGITQTFEDGGVRRTILDKLDLEVAEGELVAVMGPSGSGKSTFLSIAGALLEPTKGQVLLDGASIMGKNKQDISDVRLQQLGFIFQSANLIPYLKVEEQLALVARLAGTDKNKIAKRVDELLDKVGLAHRRKAYAEKLSGGERQRVAIARALMNDPAVLLADEPTASLDAERGYDIVSMIAKLVAEQGKSAVMVTHDERILPLCDRVLFLEKGKLVQH, encoded by the coding sequence ATGAGAAACCGATTGATATTGCAGGGAATTACTCAGACCTTTGAAGATGGTGGGGTCAGACGGACGATATTGGATAAGCTGGACCTCGAGGTTGCCGAAGGGGAACTCGTCGCAGTGATGGGGCCTTCCGGCTCGGGCAAAAGCACATTTCTGTCCATTGCAGGTGCACTCCTTGAACCGACGAAGGGGCAGGTTCTGCTGGATGGAGCATCGATCATGGGCAAAAACAAGCAGGACATTTCCGATGTGCGGCTTCAGCAGCTCGGTTTTATTTTTCAAAGCGCCAACCTGATTCCTTATCTGAAAGTGGAAGAACAATTGGCACTGGTTGCGAGACTTGCCGGAACGGACAAGAACAAGATCGCAAAGCGAGTCGATGAACTACTGGATAAGGTAGGCTTAGCCCATCGGCGTAAGGCATATGCCGAGAAGCTGTCCGGCGGTGAACGTCAGAGGGTTGCCATTGCCAGAGCATTGATGAATGATCCGGCCGTCCTGCTCGCGGATGAACCGACAGCCAGTCTGGATGCGGAACGCGGTTATGATATTGTGAGTATGATTGCAAAGCTGGTTGCAGAGCAGGGCAAGAGTGCGGTGATGGTTACACATGATGAGCGGATTTTGCCGTTATGTGATCGGGTTCTCTTTTTGGAAAAGGGGAAACTGGTACAGCATTAG
- a CDS encoding cation diffusion facilitator family transporter gives MSGHHHSHDHGHNHASTNNKKVLLFSFIIITVYMIVEAVGGFMTNSLALISDAGHMLSDSIALGIALLAFMFGEKAVNTGKTYGYRRFEILAATLNGVTLIAISLYIFYEAIGRFINPPEVATVGMLIISIIGLLINILVAWIMMRGSDTEKNLNMRGAYLHVISDMLGSVGAIAAALLMMFFGWGWADPLASVIVAVLVLRSGFFVTKSSLHILMEGTPANVDVNDLVQTIQKVDGVKGVHDVHVWSITSNLNALTAHIVVDGTMDVYASEVLVQKIEHLLEHKEIKHVTLQVESEKHLHDTSVLCTVKGDAPDAHAHHHH, from the coding sequence ATGTCCGGACATCATCACAGCCACGACCATGGACACAATCATGCTAGTACCAATAACAAGAAAGTACTGTTGTTTTCCTTCATTATTATTACCGTTTATATGATCGTTGAAGCCGTTGGCGGATTCATGACGAACAGCTTGGCCCTGATCTCCGATGCAGGTCATATGTTGTCTGATTCCATAGCTTTGGGAATTGCCCTGCTGGCGTTCATGTTTGGCGAAAAAGCGGTGAATACAGGTAAAACCTACGGCTACAGACGCTTTGAGATTTTGGCAGCCACATTAAATGGGGTAACCTTAATCGCCATCTCCCTTTACATCTTTTACGAAGCCATCGGTCGCTTCATCAACCCGCCTGAAGTGGCAACCGTAGGCATGCTGATCATCAGCATCATTGGTTTGCTCATTAATATTCTGGTGGCCTGGATCATGATGCGCGGTAGTGATACGGAGAAAAATCTGAATATGCGCGGGGCTTATCTCCATGTCATCAGCGATATGCTGGGATCCGTTGGCGCCATTGCTGCCGCTCTGCTCATGATGTTCTTCGGATGGGGCTGGGCCGATCCACTCGCAAGTGTCATTGTTGCTGTACTGGTCCTGCGCAGCGGATTCTTCGTCACCAAATCATCCTTGCATATCTTGATGGAGGGTACACCAGCGAATGTCGATGTGAATGACCTTGTGCAAACCATTCAGAAAGTGGATGGTGTCAAAGGCGTACACGACGTGCATGTCTGGTCCATCACCAGCAACCTGAATGCATTGACCGCTCATATTGTGGTGGACGGAACGATGGATGTATACGCATCCGAGGTGCTTGTTCAGAAGATTGAACATCTGTTGGAGCATAAGGAAATCAAGCACGTGACCTTGCAGGTCGAATCAGAGAAACATCTGCATGACACCTCGGTTTTATGCACCGTCAAAGGCGACGCACCGGATGCCCATGCGCATCATCATCATTGA
- a CDS encoding ABC transporter permease, whose product MYLAIREMRFAKGRYALIATIMVLVSFLVLFVTGLAQGLAYDNAASIKNMAATHFVLEQDSNHRFTRSQVNQDQLEQARSVVGQENAEPLGVKMTTVSPAGDTKKVDVALFMVNPEGWLVPTVTEGSPIKDLKNGQVVVDHTLSEDGVKIGTVLVDKASGREWTVAGFVQNESYSHSPVVFLNEQEWLAIQAGLGTSQGTVDSNALVYSAIAINDAGEKADSLGAALPNTEVITKSDAVSAIPGYKEEQGSLLMMIAFLYVISAFVLAVFFYVITIQKTSQFGILKAIGTRNAYLAGSVSLQVLVLSVGSLVISVLLVQLFASILPASMPFQLGLSTLSLTCVLFVFMSVAGSLFSVWKVTKIDALDAIGRTAA is encoded by the coding sequence ATGTACTTGGCTATTAGAGAGATGAGGTTTGCCAAAGGGCGATATGCATTAATTGCTACAATTATGGTGCTTGTATCCTTTCTGGTTTTGTTTGTCACAGGTCTGGCACAAGGGCTTGCGTATGATAACGCGGCATCCATCAAAAATATGGCAGCAACCCATTTTGTTCTGGAGCAGGATTCGAATCATCGTTTTACCCGCTCCCAGGTGAATCAGGATCAGCTTGAACAGGCGCGCTCTGTGGTAGGTCAAGAAAACGCTGAGCCGCTGGGTGTAAAAATGACAACCGTCAGTCCAGCTGGCGACACGAAGAAGGTCGATGTAGCGCTGTTCATGGTGAACCCGGAAGGCTGGCTCGTTCCAACCGTAACCGAAGGATCACCAATCAAGGATCTGAAGAATGGACAGGTTGTGGTGGATCACACGCTGTCTGAAGACGGCGTGAAGATTGGAACAGTCCTGGTAGATAAAGCTTCGGGCAGGGAGTGGACGGTGGCCGGATTTGTACAAAATGAGTCTTACAGTCATTCCCCCGTTGTGTTCCTGAACGAGCAGGAGTGGCTTGCTATTCAAGCCGGGTTAGGTACTTCTCAAGGAACAGTGGACTCGAATGCTCTGGTTTACAGTGCCATCGCCATTAATGATGCAGGCGAGAAGGCGGACAGCCTTGGTGCGGCATTACCAAACACGGAAGTGATTACGAAGTCCGATGCAGTATCAGCCATTCCTGGTTACAAAGAAGAGCAGGGCTCGCTGCTCATGATGATTGCCTTTTTATATGTAATATCAGCGTTTGTGCTTGCGGTATTCTTCTACGTCATCACAATTCAGAAAACGAGTCAATTTGGCATACTGAAAGCCATTGGAACGAGAAATGCGTATTTGGCCGGCAGTGTATCATTACAAGTATTGGTTCTGTCTGTCGGCAGTCTGGTGATTAGTGTTCTGCTGGTTCAGCTGTTTGCATCCATCTTGCCAGCTTCGATGCCGTTTCAATTAGGTTTGTCCACATTGTCCCTGACCTGCGTGTTATTTGTGTTCATGTCTGTGGCGGGTTCATTATTCTCGGTGTGGAAGGTTACCAAAATTGATGCGCTTGATGCGATTGGGAGGACAGCAGCATGA
- a CDS encoding NUDIX hydrolase, with translation MKTLDREQFPALSTSIHWGIVEAEFKLNDIVDETLVSNVSIIPFVGEQVVVFQIDNGKWELPGGTLEAGEKYMDGLQREVMEELGAKLITYQLFGQFHCMSSAPEPYRPHIPHPHFVRLIGYGEVELVAQPLNPVDGEQVIAVEVVEISEAIRRFEEQNRYDIAEMYRLAYLLREEANGE, from the coding sequence ATGAAAACGTTGGATCGGGAACAGTTCCCTGCGCTCAGCACATCGATTCATTGGGGGATTGTTGAAGCGGAGTTTAAATTGAATGACATCGTGGATGAAACGCTGGTAAGCAATGTGAGCATCATCCCGTTTGTCGGGGAACAAGTGGTTGTTTTTCAGATCGATAATGGGAAATGGGAGCTGCCCGGAGGAACGTTGGAGGCTGGAGAGAAGTATATGGATGGACTACAACGTGAAGTGATGGAGGAGCTTGGAGCAAAATTGATCACGTATCAATTATTTGGACAATTTCATTGCATGTCGAGTGCACCTGAACCGTATAGACCACATATTCCGCATCCTCATTTTGTGAGACTTATTGGCTATGGAGAAGTTGAACTTGTGGCTCAACCATTAAATCCGGTGGATGGGGAACAGGTCATTGCTGTAGAGGTTGTGGAGATCTCGGAAGCGATCAGGAGATTTGAAGAACAGAATAGATATGATATCGCGGAAATGTACCGATTGGCTTATTTGCTGCGAGAAGAAGCAAACGGTGAATAG